The genomic window ATCGCGCCGCGAGAGCCGGCCAGTCGCAGCGCCCGGACGGCACCACCCGACGGCGTGGACACCGCGATGAAGACCGTGCCGACCGGCAGCCCGTCCTGCGGGTCCGGGCCCGCCACGCCGGTCGTCGAGACGCCGACGTCGGCGCCCAGCACCCGCCGCGCACCCTCCGCCATCTGCTGGGCCACGGTGGCGTCGACGGATCCGGCTCGGTCGAGGAGGTCCTGATCGACGCCGAGCGCGGCCGCCTTCAGATCGGTCGCGTACGCGACCACTCCTCCCCGGACGTGGGCCGATGCCCCGGGAACGTCGACGAGCGTCGCGATCACCAGGCCCCCGGTGAGGGATTCCGCTGTGCCGATCGTCCAGCCACGGCTTCCGAGGGCCTCGAGGACATCGGCGGCGAGGGTCACACCGGTCCCTTGGCCTTGCGCGCGGCGCGGACCGCGGTGACGACGTAGTCGATGCCGCTCGCGATCGTCAGCACGACGGCGATCGTCATCGTGACGCCGTTCACCCAGAAGATCCAGTCGCCGACGATCGTCCAGAGCGGAAGCAGCGCGAGCGAGAGCGCGACGCCCTGCGCCAGGGTCTTGAGCTTCCCCATCCAGGCCGCCGCGACCACGTGGTCGCTCGCGACGACGAAACGGTGGACGGTGATGCCGACCTCGCGGACGAGCACGATGATCGTGATCCACCAGTCCAGCTCGCCGAGGATCGACAGCCCGATGAACGCGAAGCCGGTCAGGATCTTGTCGGCCAGCGGGTCGAGCAGCTTGCCGAGGTCGGTGACGATCTCGTAGCGCCGGGCCAGCCAGCCGTCGATCCCGTCGGTCGCGATCGCGACGATGAACAGCACCGCCGCCCACCATCGCAGCGGTCCGTCGGCTCCGCCGTCGGCGAGCAGCATCCACAGGAACACCGGCGCGCAGAGGATGCGCACGACGGTGATGATGTTGGGGAGCTGCCGCGGGATCGCCATGCGCCCGAGCCTATCGCTGGGCTGCGGTCAGTCGCGGCCCGTCAAGCCCCAGGCGTCCTCGTCTCCCTCGCTCTCGACCACGGGGTAGCCGTCGAACTGGGAGTCGACCGCGTCGGCGCCGTACGGGTCGCCGCCCGTCGACGCGTCGCCGGGCACGTCCTCGCCGCGCAGGCGGGCCAGGATCGCGGGAAGCTGCTCGACCGTCACCAGGACGTCGCGGGCCTTCGAGCCCTCGGAGGGGCCGACGATCTCGCGCGACTCGAGGAGATCCATGAGGCGTCCGGCCTTCGCGAAGCCCACGCGCAGCTTGCGCTGCAGCATCGAGGTGGAGCCGAACTGCGTCGACACGACGAGTTCGGTCGCGGCGAGGAGCAGCTCCAGGTCGTCGCCGATGTCGGCGTCGATCTCCTTCTTCTCGGCGGCGACGGCCACGTCTGGCCGGTACTCCGGCCGGGCTTGGGCGGTGACGTGCTTGACGACCTTCTCGATCTCCTGCTCGCTCACCCACGCGCCCTGGACACGCAGCGCCTTGGAGGCGCCCATGGGCAGGAAGAGGGCGTCGCCCTGGCCGATGAGCCGATCGGCGCCCGGCTGGTCGAGGATGACTCGGGAGTCGGTGACGCTCGTCACCGCGAAGGCGAGGCGCGACGGGACGTTCGCCTTGATGAGGCCCGTCACGACGTCGACCGACGGTCGCTGGGTGGCGAGGACCAGATGGATGCCGCTCGCTCGGGCCAGCTGGGTGATGCGCACGATCGAGTCCTCGACATCGCGCGGAGCGACCATCATGAGGTCGGCGAGCTCGTCGACGACGACGAGCAGGTAGGGGTAGGGCTTGAGGACCCGCTCGCTGCCGACCGGCAGCTTGACCTCTCCGGCGACGACCGCGCGGTTGAAGTCGTCGATGTGCCGGAAGCCGAAGGACGCGAGGTCGTCGTACCTCATGTCCATCTCCTTCACGACCCACTGGAGCGCCTCAGCGGCCTTCTTCGGGTTCGTGATGATGGGCGTGATCAGATGGGGCACGCCGG from Microbacterium sulfonylureivorans includes these protein-coding regions:
- a CDS encoding CinA family protein; amino-acid sequence: MTLAADVLEALGSRGWTIGTAESLTGGLVIATLVDVPGASAHVRGGVVAYATDLKAAALGVDQDLLDRAGSVDATVAQQMAEGARRVLGADVGVSTTGVAGPDPQDGLPVGTVFIAVSTPSGGAVRALRLAGSRGAIRASTVDSALELVLGELRAAAV
- the pgsA gene encoding CDP-diacylglycerol--glycerol-3-phosphate 3-phosphatidyltransferase codes for the protein MAIPRQLPNIITVVRILCAPVFLWMLLADGGADGPLRWWAAVLFIVAIATDGIDGWLARRYEIVTDLGKLLDPLADKILTGFAFIGLSILGELDWWITIIVLVREVGITVHRFVVASDHVVAAAWMGKLKTLAQGVALSLALLPLWTIVGDWIFWVNGVTMTIAVVLTIASGIDYVVTAVRAARKAKGPV